One stretch of Pedobacter riviphilus DNA includes these proteins:
- a CDS encoding carbohydrate-binding protein, whose amino-acid sequence MKRFSFIIMILGLVAGALLLPSCQKNELKGGSSETGGGFSGNTYDYLKSKPGIFDSLLFVIDRLKLADVLKSDSITLFASTNASFRLASDDLNAQRLRTGKKPIYLKDYRLDQLDSLMCRYILKGTFSSKKLSVLNGINVFAYKYGYELNAKATASSAMGQVGAGPSSIVYSSKNRTEFKANWSSAIAYSIDIPTKNGLVHIIDDKNFFGFGYYSKQPSTSFRDFAYRLPETFDVDSEPLEAEDYDNGGCGVAYHDTRSPCNEIDGRYWNDGGQYRTTEGVDLWGQPAAYNKGIYYRQGYRIAAMRTGEWTNYSIDVPADGNYEIKLHYSVQNSTGNPPAYCDLRLDWKILTRRVALPITGGKMDEIKAGTFYLTKGNHYLTFCTMTSVPDLSFDAFVFKRVN is encoded by the coding sequence ATGAAGAGATTTAGTTTTATTATAATGATACTTGGCTTGGTAGCCGGTGCATTGTTGTTACCTTCCTGTCAAAAAAACGAGTTAAAGGGTGGTTCTTCGGAAACAGGAGGGGGTTTCTCAGGCAATACTTACGATTATCTTAAAAGTAAACCCGGAATCTTCGATTCGTTATTATTTGTGATCGACCGGTTGAAATTGGCCGATGTGCTGAAGTCAGATTCAATAACCCTTTTTGCCTCTACAAATGCCAGTTTTAGATTGGCATCTGACGACTTAAATGCACAAAGATTGCGTACAGGCAAAAAACCGATCTACCTGAAGGATTACCGCTTGGATCAATTGGATAGCCTGATGTGCCGTTATATACTCAAAGGCACTTTTTCTTCTAAAAAGTTATCGGTTCTTAACGGAATAAATGTTTTTGCATACAAATACGGATATGAGCTGAATGCTAAGGCCACCGCTTCGTCTGCAATGGGGCAGGTGGGCGCGGGGCCATCATCAATCGTTTACAGCAGTAAAAATAGAACGGAGTTTAAAGCGAACTGGTCGTCGGCCATAGCCTATTCTATCGATATACCAACCAAGAACGGCCTGGTACATATCATTGATGACAAGAACTTTTTTGGTTTTGGATATTACAGCAAGCAACCTTCTACATCTTTCCGCGATTTTGCATACAGACTGCCAGAAACATTCGATGTTGATTCGGAACCTTTAGAAGCGGAAGATTATGATAATGGAGGCTGCGGTGTAGCCTACCACGATACCAGAAGCCCTTGTAACGAGATTGACGGAAGATACTGGAATGATGGTGGGCAGTATAGAACTACGGAAGGGGTAGATCTCTGGGGGCAACCTGCAGCATACAACAAAGGTATTTATTACAGGCAAGGGTATAGGATTGCTGCTATGAGAACTGGTGAATGGACCAATTATTCTATTGATGTACCCGCAGATGGTAACTACGAAATCAAATTGCACTATAGCGTACAAAATAGCACGGGCAACCCTCCTGCATACTGCGATCTCCGGCTTGACTGGAAAATATTGACCAGGCGTGTAGCGCTGCCGATAACCGGTGGAAAGATGGATGAAATAAAAGCAGGCACCTTTTATTTAACAAAGGGAAATCATTACCTGACTTTTTGTACCATGACCTCTGTACCTGATTTAAGTTTTGATGCTTTTGTATTTAAACGTGTTAACTAA
- a CDS encoding RagB/SusD family nutrient uptake outer membrane protein produces MRRLSYIMLISLLLPLLGCKKILDVESTRAIGETNMWSSLEDARAALFGVYALNRAAMSDNNRHVIYGDVRLADFEPTSRLDLKAIHNNMLNADYKLLNDLSDWRPFYATINAANLYLERIHEVYEKDKRFVEQTYNLDRAQVKALRAFSYFYMCRIWGDVPLILSSHEGSFTNKPRDPQDKVFAAIEHDLLEAEPKLPYAYDGFDPEQTGAYYGQNIATYYGYGYLVSKQAVWAMLAHMYAWKGDYANAAIYAQKIVDKTVRPSGSGAALAGTFRNVNDGLTVNVRYIGYMWAANHPAVLFAVARGELATSGVIEELTAADPIVPNRKIPAIYVSKDSLFSIYNEGADARFTVDSVTKIVRSADGFFTGFDKPYPVFRKIFVPWSSFPNKQGINVPSDLGVFASPIVFSRFTEMGLLLAEAKAALNDKNGAIAILNQVRLNNSVPAYVSERDNGPLVDAIFKERRRELMGEGWRWYDYVRFKKIKNNDPKFNQLIQSGGIYWPVSRTLISQNPMLTQYPYWK; encoded by the coding sequence ATGAGAAGATTAAGTTATATAATGCTTATCAGCCTGTTGCTTCCCTTATTAGGATGCAAGAAGATTTTAGATGTAGAATCTACACGTGCCATCGGGGAAACCAATATGTGGAGCTCATTGGAAGATGCAAGAGCTGCATTGTTTGGCGTTTATGCACTTAACCGGGCTGCAATGTCTGATAATAACCGACACGTAATTTACGGAGATGTTCGATTGGCCGATTTTGAGCCTACTTCGAGGCTCGATCTTAAGGCCATTCACAATAACATGCTGAATGCCGATTATAAGCTCCTTAATGACCTTTCAGACTGGCGCCCATTTTATGCCACCATTAATGCCGCCAATTTATACCTGGAAAGAATCCATGAAGTGTATGAAAAGGATAAAAGATTTGTAGAGCAAACTTATAATTTAGACAGGGCGCAGGTAAAAGCTTTAAGGGCTTTCTCTTATTTTTATATGTGCAGAATATGGGGCGATGTACCGCTTATTTTATCTTCACATGAAGGTAGTTTTACCAATAAGCCACGCGATCCCCAGGATAAGGTTTTTGCTGCAATAGAACATGATTTGCTTGAAGCGGAACCCAAATTGCCTTATGCTTATGATGGTTTTGATCCTGAACAAACAGGAGCTTATTATGGGCAGAACATCGCAACTTACTACGGCTACGGTTACCTGGTTAGTAAACAAGCGGTTTGGGCAATGCTTGCTCACATGTATGCCTGGAAGGGCGATTATGCGAATGCGGCCATTTATGCGCAAAAGATAGTTGATAAAACCGTGCGGCCTTCAGGATCTGGGGCAGCATTGGCCGGAACATTCCGTAATGTAAACGACGGACTTACAGTAAACGTTCGTTACATCGGGTATATGTGGGCCGCGAATCACCCAGCAGTATTGTTTGCAGTAGCCCGGGGTGAATTGGCAACATCGGGTGTAATAGAAGAATTAACTGCCGCTGATCCCATTGTACCAAACCGAAAAATCCCGGCAATTTATGTATCTAAAGACAGTTTATTCTCCATTTATAACGAGGGAGCAGATGCCCGCTTCACGGTAGACAGTGTAACGAAGATTGTGAGGTCGGCCGACGGCTTTTTTACAGGATTTGATAAACCCTATCCTGTTTTCAGGAAAATATTCGTGCCATGGTCTAGTTTCCCAAATAAGCAAGGTATTAATGTGCCCTCAGATTTAGGCGTTTTTGCCAGCCCAATCGTTTTCAGCAGATTTACAGAAATGGGACTACTTCTGGCAGAAGCGAAAGCGGCATTAAATGATAAAAATGGTGCAATTGCTATTTTAAATCAGGTCAGGCTCAATAACAGCGTACCAGCCTATGTAAGCGAACGGGATAATGGTCCGCTCGTGGATGCCATTTTCAAGGAAAGAAGGCGCGAATTGATGGGAGAGGGTTGGCGATGGTATGATTATGTCAGGTTTAAGAAAATCAAAAATAACGATCCAAAGTTTAACCAGCTCATCCAAAGTGGCGGTATCTATTGGCCCGTTTCCCGAACGTTGATCAGTCAAAATCCAATGTTAACACAATATCCTTATTGGAAATAA
- a CDS encoding SusC/RagA family TonB-linked outer membrane protein, giving the protein MRIIVVLCVFLLGFLSTASAVQKVQSDSLSSKKPLEDTSKILIKKQPIKSKGLQSVPVPIKSNFPANSIQQYLKGNVSGLFATEASGEPGTYQYMFVHGTSTPLITQEDVLKTQPLVVIDGLPVLSSENPYTYDIQRPDYSFNRIGPSTNLLAGLNIADIESVEVLKDLSKTAIYGPRGANGVIYIRTRAGSTTSNISFNSSLGIAAKPSITTLNGGYEDSFRQRFYTRYATPAQLQSYPGFLRDSITTKYYGESSWADAYYKNALIYNADALMSGGSKRATFKFNVGTQKSSGNADETSLNKYYTSIDLNIIPRSWITVSANIKGTRLDRNRNRYNRDRLAEVGYLPDLAEAPAPNIDSYNSFINEYNKGFDKNYNNIVNGFLNVAIKLPFDINYNTRFGVSYNEGGRDLFYPSTLLDNSNYASNYFGLSQRLVYDNSLNYKISLNSKHSFDFSVGSSIQWDKDRYSYSYAYKGVSDYLKVNLLKAGSFSSNGAFKDQLTFKFLDQTATNLLSFYSAATYKFKDFYSASLLLRTDGASNMQPVHRWFFSPVISGAWDIKNHKLSKSPIISALTLKASVGRIGMAQLTDRISLGTQYASEAGWTNELRIASYLNTATLMRSYLYGYLGYDIPWSYNEQLSAGANFGFFKNRIVGELSFYSTTTKNQLINIPGAAEYGYKGLFQPGMDINNKGVDLFLSADILKSVAKKSFNWNSAVNINFNRNTLKALPGGLSEIIIDDRKLQVGQAVDQFWVLKNNGIYNADDEVPVNPSTGNKMTYKGTELKAGDPKWADINGDYNVDDKDKILTGHILPVVSGGWNNSLRYKKWDLQTSFYFNLGRKVLNQNMANRFNFINQEAENSINSVKEFTFWQEQGNTALYPIYNPWSPVVPYRTEQDLFLENASFFKLRSVSLGFDLTDKLLKSNKATKFKSFYVFVSANNLFKITPYSGRDPELVNTSGIDTGYGLSLPTMFIAGLKVDFK; this is encoded by the coding sequence ATGCGTATTATTGTTGTTTTGTGTGTTTTTTTGCTGGGCTTTTTAAGTACTGCAAGTGCAGTTCAAAAAGTTCAATCTGATTCACTTTCGAGTAAAAAGCCTTTAGAAGATACTTCGAAAATCCTGATCAAAAAGCAACCGATCAAATCAAAGGGGCTTCAGAGTGTTCCGGTGCCTATAAAATCTAACTTTCCAGCTAATAGTATACAGCAATATCTAAAAGGCAATGTTTCAGGGTTGTTTGCTACCGAGGCTAGTGGCGAGCCAGGCACTTATCAGTACATGTTTGTTCATGGTACATCTACTCCGTTGATTACGCAGGAAGACGTTTTAAAAACCCAACCATTGGTGGTTATTGATGGATTGCCTGTTCTTTCAAGCGAAAACCCATATACCTACGATATACAACGCCCTGATTATAGTTTTAATAGAATTGGCCCGTCAACCAATCTGCTTGCGGGATTAAATATTGCTGATATAGAATCAGTAGAAGTATTAAAAGATCTGTCTAAAACGGCAATCTACGGACCCCGCGGCGCAAACGGTGTAATTTATATCCGAACAAGGGCGGGGTCAACAACATCAAATATAAGTTTTAACTCTTCTCTTGGTATTGCAGCAAAACCATCAATTACCACCTTAAATGGGGGTTACGAAGATAGTTTCAGACAACGCTTTTACACCAGATATGCTACTCCTGCACAGTTACAGTCCTATCCTGGTTTTTTGCGCGATTCAATTACAACCAAATATTATGGTGAGTCATCCTGGGCAGATGCTTATTATAAAAATGCATTAATATATAATGCTGATGCTTTAATGTCTGGAGGGTCTAAGAGAGCCACCTTTAAGTTTAATGTGGGAACACAAAAAAGCTCAGGCAACGCAGACGAAACTTCTTTGAATAAATATTACACCTCTATTGACCTGAATATTATACCGAGAAGCTGGATAACGGTGAGTGCTAATATAAAAGGTACCCGGTTAGACCGGAATCGGAATAGGTACAACAGGGACCGCCTCGCAGAGGTGGGGTATTTACCAGACTTAGCAGAGGCTCCTGCACCAAATATTGACAGTTACAATTCTTTCATCAATGAGTACAATAAAGGATTTGATAAGAATTATAATAATATTGTGAATGGTTTTTTAAATGTGGCGATCAAACTACCGTTTGATATCAACTACAATACCCGTTTTGGAGTGAGTTACAATGAAGGGGGAAGAGACCTGTTTTATCCGAGTACATTATTAGATAATTCGAACTATGCATCCAACTATTTTGGGCTTAGCCAGCGCCTGGTTTATGATAATTCGCTCAACTACAAAATTAGCCTAAATTCGAAGCACTCCTTTGATTTCTCAGTAGGCAGTTCTATCCAATGGGATAAAGACCGGTACAGCTATTCTTACGCTTATAAAGGCGTAAGCGACTATTTAAAGGTGAATTTGCTCAAAGCAGGCAGTTTTAGCTCCAATGGCGCTTTTAAAGACCAGTTAACCTTCAAGTTTCTCGACCAAACCGCTACAAACCTTTTATCTTTTTATAGTGCTGCAACCTATAAGTTCAAAGATTTTTACAGCGCAAGTTTATTGCTCAGAACCGATGGCGCATCTAATATGCAACCGGTTCACCGTTGGTTCTTTTCTCCAGTAATTTCAGGGGCCTGGGACATCAAAAATCACAAACTCTCAAAGTCTCCGATCATTTCGGCTTTAACGCTTAAAGCCAGTGTGGGGCGGATTGGTATGGCTCAATTAACCGATCGTATTTCGTTGGGAACGCAATACGCATCAGAAGCTGGCTGGACAAATGAACTCAGAATTGCTTCTTACCTGAATACCGCAACATTAATGAGGTCTTACCTATATGGATATCTGGGTTATGATATACCCTGGAGTTATAACGAGCAGTTAAGTGCAGGGGCAAATTTTGGGTTTTTTAAAAACAGGATTGTAGGAGAACTGAGCTTTTATTCAACAACAACAAAAAATCAGTTGATTAATATTCCGGGGGCTGCAGAGTATGGCTATAAAGGATTGTTTCAGCCAGGTATGGATATTAATAACAAGGGTGTCGATTTATTTTTATCAGCAGATATTTTAAAATCTGTTGCAAAGAAAAGTTTTAATTGGAACTCCGCTGTTAATATAAATTTTAACCGGAATACCTTAAAAGCTTTGCCGGGCGGCTTATCTGAAATTATTATAGATGATAGAAAGTTACAGGTTGGCCAGGCCGTTGATCAGTTTTGGGTATTAAAGAATAATGGTATATACAATGCTGATGACGAGGTTCCTGTAAATCCATCTACAGGAAATAAAATGACCTATAAAGGCACCGAATTAAAAGCAGGAGATCCGAAATGGGCAGACATTAATGGTGATTATAATGTTGACGATAAAGACAAGATTTTAACGGGGCATATATTACCTGTGGTTTCAGGAGGTTGGAACAACAGCCTGAGATACAAAAAATGGGACTTGCAAACCAGTTTCTATTTTAATTTAGGTAGAAAAGTGCTGAATCAAAATATGGCTAACCGCTTCAATTTCATTAACCAGGAAGCAGAGAACAGCATCAATTCGGTAAAAGAGTTTACGTTTTGGCAGGAACAGGGTAATACGGCTTTATATCCTATATATAACCCCTGGAGTCCGGTTGTTCCTTATCGGACAGAGCAGGACCTGTTTTTAGAAAATGCCTCTTTTTTTAAGCTGAGAAGCGTTAGCCTTGGTTTCGATCTAACCGACAAGTTGTTGAAGTCGAATAAGGCAACAAAATTTAAGTCCTTTTATGTTTTTGTTTCTGCGAATAATTTATTCAAAATAACACCATACTCCGGGCGCGACCCCGAACTGGTTAATACCAGCGGTATTGATACCGGCTACGGACTTTCCTTGCCAACGATGTTTATTGCCGGATTAAAAGTTGATTTTAAATAG